The Pyrus communis chromosome 9, drPyrComm1.1, whole genome shotgun sequence genome has a segment encoding these proteins:
- the LOC137744963 gene encoding protein NLP9-like, which translates to MDYHFSPKDKGNDHWASARAQVENLASFDDGTRNPISEDMFNNISELMNFDTYAGWCSPAATDQIAASLGMPSCPSVTYTPLDALNLVEHNGEQLPVTSGAGTFNVGGSFNCGDKIVFEHMGTPQYGVSTDSNDANDSIVKLNNGSFQQNNVMGMEDYLIYRPPELSLNEKMLKALSMFKETSGGGILAQLWVPMKHGDQYLLSTCEQPYLLDHILTGYREVSRMFTFSAEEKQGSILGLPGRVFVSKTPEWTSNVSFYNKTEYLRVDHAANHQVRGSIALPIFDFDLESSCCAVLELVSTKEKPNFDTEMEIVCSALQAVNLKTNAPLRLLPQCLSKNQRAALTEINDVLRAICHAHLLPLAMTWIPCCYSEGDDDGIKRVRVKGGFTNSDEKCILCIEETACYVNDRRMQGFVHACAEHHLEEGEGIAGKALQSNHPFFINDVKAYDIYEYPLVHHARKYGLNAAVAIRLRSTYTGDDDYILEFFLPVNVKGSTEQQLLLNNLSGTMQRICKSLRTVSDAELVGLGGANTGFQKETSPNIPQRNFQTTLSDSEMNSAENVTFNVFNQRNGGIERVNPPKQAPSGSIRQAEKKRSTAEKNVSLSVLQQYFSGSLKDAAKSIGVCPTTLKRICRQHGISRWPSRKINKVNRSLRKIQTVLDSVQGVEGGLKYDPTTGGFVATGSIIQEVDAPKNLLFPEKNLLIENSEPVAQHPISMPSMSYNNGESLTVKLEEDGNCVPTSHEKEVKTQNIPFMPQGDSKPIAMDFGSCDPTNHGITPDLKGSYLAKEVNKWGHIQNSLRLDNSDCHFVSQNSSFLVPADEMDMGVHGDDGIVEYNQHSSSSLTDSSNDFGSTMQGYSSSTQSFEEQKHPQVETSTAENGSKIIVKATYKEDTIRFKFEPSLGCLQLYEEVAKRLKLQNGTFQLKYLDDEEEWVMLVSDADLQECLEILDDIGKRCAKFMVRDIPSGVGSSGSSNFLG; encoded by the exons ATGGATTATCACTTTTCGCCTAAAGATAAGGGAAATGATCACTGGGCTTCTGCCAGAGCTCAGGTTGAGAATTTGGCATCGTTTGACGATGGAACAAGGAACCCGATCTCAGAGGATATGTTTAATAACATTTCTGAGCTCATGAACTTTGACACTTATGCTGGATGGTGCAGCCCAGCAGCAACGGACCAGATTGCAGCCTCTTTGGGGATGCCATCATGTCCATCAGTGACCTATACACCCTTGGATGCCTTGAATCTCGTAGAACATAATGGTGAGCAATTGCCAGTTACGAGTGGTGCTGGAACTTTCAATGTTGGGGGAAGTTTCAATTGTGGAGACAAAATTGTGTTTGAGCACATGGGAACCCCCCAATATGGTGTTTCAACAGATTCCAATGATGCTAATGACTCAATTGTTAAGCTAAATAATGGGTCTTTTCAACAGAATAACGTCATGGGCATGGAAGACTATTTGATCTATAGGCCACCTGAATTGTCACTCAATGAGAAGATGCTTAAGGCATTGTCGATGTTTAAAGAGACTTCTGGTGGGGGTATTTTAGCACAATTATGGGTTCCCATGAAGCATGGTGATCAATACTTATTAAGCACTTGTGAGCAACCCTATTTGCTTGACCATATTCTTACAGGGTATCGTGAGGTCTCAAGGATGTTTACGTTCTCTGCAGAAGAAAAACAGGGTTCTATCTTGGGTCTTCCTGGCCGTGTATTTGTCTCCAAAACTCCAGAGTGGACTTCAAATGTTAGTTTTTACAATAAGACTGAGTACCTGCGGGTGGATCATGCAGCTAATCATCAGGTTCGTGGATCAATTGCCTTACCGATTTTTGATTTTGACCTGGAAAGTTCATGTTGCGCTGTATTGGAACTTGTCAGTACAAAAGAGAAACCCAATTTCGATACGGAGATGGAAATAGTTTGCAGTGCACTTCAG GCCGTTAATTTGAAGACCAATGCGCCTCTCCGACTTCTTCCCCAG TGCCTCTCAAAAAACCAAAGGGCTGCTTTAACTGAAATAAATGATGTCTTGCGTGCTATATGCCATGCACATTTATTGCCATTGGCTATGACCTGGATTCCTTGTTGCTACTCTGAGGGAGATGATGATGGAATTAAAAGAGTACGTGTCAAAGGGGGTTTTACAAATTCAGATGAGAAATGTATACTTTGCATCGAGGAAACTGCTTGTTATGTAAATGATAGAAGAATGCAAGGCTTTGTGCATGCATGTGCAGAACATCATCTTGAGGAAGGGGAGGGAATTGCTGGTAAAGCACTGCAATCAAATCATCCATTCTTCATTAATGATGTTAAAGCGTATGATATATATGAATATCCACTTGTTCATCATGCACGCAAGTATGGTTTGAACGCCGCAGTTGCAATTAGGCTAAGGAGCACCTATACCGGTGATGATGACTATATATTGGAGTTTTTTCTCCCTGTCAATGTGAAGGGGAGTACAGAACAACAACTTCTGTTAAACAACCTCTCAGGTACCATGCAGAGAATTTGTAAGAGTTTAAGGACAGTTTCAGATGCAGAATTAGTTGGGTTAGGAGGTGCCAACACTGGGTTTCAGAAGGAGACAAGCCCTAATATCCCACAAAGAAATTTTCAGACAACACTGTCAGATAGTGAAATGAATTCAGCTGAAAATGTCACCTTTAATGTTTTTAATCAAAGAAATGGGGGAATCGAAAGAGTTAATCCTCCTAAACAG GCACCGAGTGGGTCAATAAGGCAGGCGGAGAAAAAACGAAGTACAGCGGAGAAAAATGTAAGCTTGAGTGTTTTACAGCAGTACTTCTCTGGGAGTCTCAAGGATGCTGCAAAAAGTATAGGAG TTTGTCCCACTACGCTAAAAAGGATCTGCAGACAACATGGGATCTCAAGATGGCCATCTCGTAAAATAAATAAGGTGAACCGTTCATTGCGGAAAATACAGACGGTGCTTGATTCTGTTCAGGGGGTGGAGGGAGGATTGAAGTATGACCCAACTACTGGGGGGTTTGTGGCAACAGGATCCATCATCCAAGAAGTTGATGCACCAAAAAATCTTTTATTTCCTGAGAAGAACCTGCTTATTGAGAACTCTGAGCCAGTTGCCCAACATCCCATTTCAATGCCTTCAATGTCCTACAATAATGGTGAGAGTTTGACAGTTAAGTTGGAAGAGGATGGGAATTGTGTTCCAACTTCTCATGAGAAAGAGGTAAAGACACAGAACATCCCTTTCATGCCTCAAGGGGACTCTAAGCCGATTGCAATGGATTTTGGATCATGCGATCCTACTAACCATGGGATCACACCTGATTTGAAGGGCTCTTATCTTGCAAAAGAAGTTAATAAATGGGGTCACATCCAAAACAGTCTAAGGTTAGACAATTCTGACTGCCACTTTGTGTCTCAGAACTCAAGCTTCTTGGTTCCTGCTGATGAGATGGACATGGGAGTACATGGAGATGATGGGATTGTTGAATATAACCAACATAGTTCTTCGAGCTTGACGGATTCATCGAATGACTTTGGTTCAACAATGCAGGGATACTCATCAAGCACTCAGAGCTTTGAGGAGCAAAAGCACCCACAAGTCGAGACAAGCACTGCAGAGAATGGGTCAAAAATAATCGTGAAAGCTACTTATAAAGAGGATACAATCAGGTTCAAGTTTGAGCCTTCTCTTGGGTGCCTTCAACTGTATGAAGAGGTTGCAAAGAGGTTGAAGTTGCAAAATGGGACATTCCAACTCAAGTATTTGGATGATGAAGAGGAATGGGTGATGTTAGTCAGCGATGCAGATTTGCAGGAGTGTCTTGAGATACTGGATGACATCGGAAAGCGTTGTGCTAAGTTCATGGTCCGTGATATACCTTCTGGCGTGGGTAGTTCTGGAAGTAGCAACTTTCTGGGGTAA